The sequence ACGAATTTGATTGGAGCAGGAGTATAGCGGAGTTTGTATAACAAAGCTACGCGCATTACTTTCTCCGTTACTGCCAGATAAGGGCTTTGTGCTACTATAGCCTTGCGTTATTTTCAAAAATTGATAAATAGGAAAATTCGATGATCTACAGTATGACAGCCTACGCTCGCAAAGAAGTTAAAGGCGATTGGGGCAGCGCCGTTTGGGAAATTCGCTCGGTCAATCAACGTTATCTAGAAAACTACTTTCGCCTACCAGAGCAATTTCGAGGCATAGAGCCAGTTCTGCGTGAGCGTTTTCGTAAAAAACTGGCACGCGGAAAAGTAGAATGTGCATTGCGCTTTGAAGCTAACCCAGCAGCAAAGGGCGAACTGACCATCAATGAAACTCTAGCCAAGCAGGTAATCAAAGCCGCTGAACAAGTCATGCATATGACGGGTGAGCTTAGCCGAATTAACCCATTCCAAGTCATGCAGTGGCCAGGTGTGATGGAAACACCAGAGCAAAACATGGATACAGTGAATAAAGAGTTGCTGGCAGGTTTTGACGAAGCATTAAGTGAATTCATTGAAGCACGTGGTCGCGAAGGCGAAAACATGAAAGCACTTATTGAACAGCGCCTAACTGCGATTTCAGACGAAGTGACGAAAGTACGCGCTCGAATGCCTGAAATTATTGAGTGGCAACGTGAACGTCTTTTCACTAAGTTCGAAGAAGCGAAAGTGGAGCTAGATCCATCACGCGTAGAACAAGAGCTGATTCTTCTTGCTCAAAAGTCTGATGTCGCTGAAGAGCTGGACCGCTTAGATTCTCATGTAAAAGAAACCAACAATATCCTGAAAAAAGGCGGTGCTGTTGGCCGTCGTTTAGACTTTATGATGCAAGAGTTCAATCGCGAATCGAACACGCTGGCATCAAAATCCATCAGCACTGACATCACGGCGTCTGGTGTAGAGCTTAAAGTTCTGATAGAACAAATGCGTGAGCAGATCCAGAACATTGAATAACCTTTAAAAGATGAAGCCCTGCAATCGCAGGGCTTCTTTTTATTCATCTT is a genomic window of Vibrio japonicus containing:
- a CDS encoding YicC/YloC family endoribonuclease, which translates into the protein MIYSMTAYARKEVKGDWGSAVWEIRSVNQRYLENYFRLPEQFRGIEPVLRERFRKKLARGKVECALRFEANPAAKGELTINETLAKQVIKAAEQVMHMTGELSRINPFQVMQWPGVMETPEQNMDTVNKELLAGFDEALSEFIEARGREGENMKALIEQRLTAISDEVTKVRARMPEIIEWQRERLFTKFEEAKVELDPSRVEQELILLAQKSDVAEELDRLDSHVKETNNILKKGGAVGRRLDFMMQEFNRESNTLASKSISTDITASGVELKVLIEQMREQIQNIE